GCTTCCGAGGTCACCTCCAGGCCGGCCGGCTCGGCCCGTGCCGCGTGGCCGTCCGAGGTCCATCGGACCTGTTCTGAGGGACTTTGGTCCCTGCCTCGGACGGGGCGGATCACGAGAATCTTGGCTTCATGTCTGCTGATGTCCCCGTGACCGAGCTAGGCGCGCCGCCGTTCGCGACGCGCGCCGGGGTGCGCAGGGCGGTGGGCGCCGCCGTGGCCGCGCCGTCCGTGCACAACACCCAGCCCTGGCGGTTCCGCCGCGTCGACGACGCCACCATGGAGCTGTACGCGGACCTCGACCGGTTGCTGATCGTCACGGACCCGATGGGGCGCGGGCTCGGCATCAGCTGCGGGGCCGCACTGTTCAACCTCAGGCTGGCGCTCCGGATGACCGGCCACGACGCCCGCGTGACGCCCCTGCCCGACCCCGCCGAACGCCCCGACCTGCTGGCCACCGTGCGGGCCGTGCCCGGCGAGCCGCCACGGGCCGACGAGCGCCTGCTGTACGAGATGATCCCGCACCGGCGCACGAACCGGTTCCCGTTCGACGGGCAGCCGCCCCCGAGGGAGGTCTTCGTCGAGCTGGTGCACGCCGCCCACACGGAACACGCGACGCTGGTGCCGGTCACGGGCAGGGCCGCGCGGCGGGTGCTCGACCTGGTGGGCGCGGCGGAGAACACGCTGGCCGCCGACGAGTCGTACCAGGCCGAGCTGGCAAGCTGGACCGGCACAGGCGCCTGCTCCGACGGGGTGCCCGAGCACGCCTTCGGCCCCCGCCCCGCACGCGGTGAGCTGCCCATGCGGGACTTCGCCCCCGGCGCGGCGCGGCCGGGCGCGGCCTTCGAGCCGCGACCGAGGCTGGCGGCCCTGTTCACCCGGCAGGACGGGCCGCGGGACTGGCTGCGGGCCGGGCAGGCGCTGCAACGCGTGCTGCTCACCGCCACCGCGCACGGCGTGGCGGCGTCGCTGTTCAGCCAGCCTCTCGACCTGCGTGCGCCGCAGCACCGCGGTGACCGGGTGGGGCCGTTCGGGCATGTGCAGATGCTGGCCAGGTTCGGCTACGGGCCGCCGGTCGGGCAGGTGCCGCGACGGCCCGTGTCCGAGGTCGTGGAGCTGCGGGAGGGCCGGCGTGGCTGAGTCGGCGGACGCCCGCCCCGTGCTGATCCAGGGGGGCATGGGGGTGGGCGTGTCCGGGTGGCGGCTGGCGCGGGCCGTCGCCGTGACCGGGCAGCTCGGCGTGGTGTCGGGCACGGCGCTGGACGTCACGCTGGCCAGGCGGCTGCAGCTCGGCGACCCCGGCGGCCACCTGCGCAGGGCGCTGGCGAGCTTTCCGGTGCCCGAGGTCGCCGAGCGGGTGCTCGCGCGTTACTTCGTGCCCGGTGGCACGGCCGAGGGGGTGCCGTACCGGCCGGTGCCCAGGCTCGGGCTGCGCGGCAGCCGCGCCGGGGACGAGCTGACCGTGGTCGCCAACTTCGCCGAGGTGTTCCTGGCCAAGGAGGGGCACCGCGGCCTGGTCGGCGTCAACTACCTGGAGAAGATCCAGCTCGCCACCCCTGCCGCCGTCTACGGCGCGGTGCTCGCCGGGGTGGACTACGTGCTGATGGGGGCGGGCATCCCGGTGGAGATCCCGCGCCTGCTCGACGACCTGGCCGAGCACCGCCACGGCCGCATCTCGGCCGCCGTGGCGGACGGCGGCACGGGTGAGCACGCTGAACACACCGTGGGGATCGACCCGGTGGCCCTGTTCGGCCGCCGCCTCCCGCCGCTCCCCCGCCCCCGGTTCCTGGCGATCGTCTCCTCGCACGTGCTGGCCGCGTACCTGGCCCGCGCACCCCGCACGCGCCCGGACGGCTTCGTGATCGAGACCCCCGTCGCGGGCGGCCACAGCGCGCCACCGCGCGGCCGTGTGGTGCTCGACGAGGCGGGCGAGCCGGTGTACGGGCCACGTGACGACGCCGACCTGGCCAAAGTGGCCGCGACCGGCCTGCCGTTCTGGCTGGCCGGCGGCTACGGCACGCCCGGCGGGCTGGAGCGGGCGCTGGCGGCGGGCGCCGAGGGGATCCAGGTGGGGTCGGCGTTCGCGCTGTGCCGCGAGTCCGGGCTGGACTCGGTGCTGCGCCGCCGCCTGCGCAGGAGGGCCGGGCTGGTGCGCAACGACCCGCTCGCCTCGCCGACCGGGTTCCCGTTCAAGGTCGCCGCCGTTCCGGGGACGCTGTCGGAGCAGGACGTGTACGAGGCCAGGCCCCGCCTGTGCGACCTGGGTTACCTGCGGACCCCGTACGAGAAGGCGGACGGCTCGATCGGTTACCGCTGCGCGGCCGAGCCGGTGGACGTCTACGTGCGCAAGGGCCGCCCGGCGGAGGAGACGGCCGGACGGCGCTGCCTGTGCAACGGCCTGCTGGCGGCGATCGGGCTGGGCCAGCACCGCCCCGGCGGGTACGCCGAGCCGCCGCTGCTGACGCTGGGCCAGGACACCGGTTTCCTCGACGGCCTGCCCGACGACCACTCGGCCGCCGACGTCGTGGCCCACATCCTGCTGGGCGCGCACCTGTAGCACCCGGCCTCTGCCATGATCGCCACATGAAACGCATGAGCGTCGTGCTGGTCTTTGCCGGGTTGCTGAGCCTCGCGATCCAGGGCGGCGCCGTTCACGCGGCGCCCGTGCCCGGCGCCCTCGACTCCGTCGTCGCGGCCGTCAAGAAGCAGTTCGCCGAGAAGAGCAGCGTGCGCTTCTCCGTCGCCCGTCGCGGCGGGCCGGAACCCGCCGTGCCGACCCGCATCTCCGGCGCCTACCGCTTCAACGCCTCCGGCATGTACTCCGCCGACACCACGGAGATCACCGAGGAGGGAACGGCGACGGGCCGGTACCGGGCGATCACCATCGGCCGGGAGTTCTGGTCGCAGGGCTACGTCCGTGCCAGGAACGGCAAGTACCTCTGGAAGTCGCCGTCGAAGGTGGGCGAATGGAGCGCGTGGCAGAACCTGGCCGGGGTCGTCTGGGGAGATGACCTGATCAACGGGATCAACCCGCACTTCCTCGACCTGGCCGCCTCCTACGACACGGCCAGCGCCGACGGCGGGACCGTCGAAGGCGTGGCCACGACCCTCCACAGCGGCACGGTGACGGTCTCCGACCTGGGCGAGCGGCAGGCCGGGATCACCTTCGGGACCGAGGAGGAAGAATACTCGGACAGCGGCCCGATCACCTGGAAGCTCTGGGTGGGCCCGGACCACCTGCCGCGACGTTTCCACGCGGTCATCGCCTTCATCCCGGCGCAGGGCGGCGACGCCAGGACCATGACGATGAACATCGTCTACCGGAGCTGGGGCAGCCCCGTCACCATCACGCCCCCGCCCGAGCACCGCATCTCCGACGACTGGTGACCGCTCAGCCGGCCGTGGCGGCGGCGCGGCGGACGGCCGCCGCGCGTACCGCGGTGAGCGTCAGGACGAGGGTGATCGCGGCCGTGACCGCCAGCAACCCCAGCTCGGTGACCGAGCTGGGGTTGTCGGCCGGCGCGACCTGGGCGACCAGGGCCCACCAGCAACGCCTGCTGAGCCGCCGAGAGCCCGAGCACCTCCTTCAGCCGGGGGCCGAGCGGGCTGAGCAGCGCCCAGGCCCGGAAGTTCACCGCGAAGCCCAGCGTCGCCAGGCCGAGCATCAGCGGTGGCCGGTGGGTGAGGTGTTCGTCATGTGCCCCTCACAGGGGTCACGAGAGGTGGTGGGGTGGCTCCGCGCGGGATGCCGGTGCCGCCGAGCCGTAGCCTGGTGTGGAAGTCCTCGACGGCGGCGAGCACGCCGGTGAGGATGCGGGGCGAGTCGCGGGCGGCCAGGGTGCGGTGGTAGGCGCACGCGGTGCGGACGGCCGCCGTCATGTCGGCCAGCGGCTCCTCCGCCAGCCGCCCGTCCGCCACGGCGGCCGCGATCCAGGCCAGGTACGCGCGCACGCGCCGCAGGTAGACGGCCCTGCTGGAGGGGGCCAGACGGGAGTGCGCCAGCGCGCCGGCGTAGGCGTGCAACAGCCCGTCGTACGGGGCGGGCAGCTCACCGGCGGCGGCGAGTGGGAGTGGGCGCATCGGTCCTCACCCGGTGGTGGCGAGCAGGGCACCGGCGGCCCCCAGCAGGACCACCGCCGCGCTCCGCACCGCGCTCATCGCCCGGCCCCCGACCGCCCGGCGCGGGAGGCCCCGGCCCCCGGACGCCCGAGCCGGGAGGCCCCTGCCCCCGGACGCCCGAGCCGGGAGGCCCCTGCCCCCGGACGCCCGGCGCCCGCGGGCACGGCCCGCCGCCGGTAGACGACGTACGGCCGCCACAGGTAGGCGACCGGCGCCGACCAGACGTGCACCAGCCGGGTGAACGGCCAGATGGCGGCCAGCAGCCAGGCGGACAGCGCGTGCAGCTGGAAGATCAGCGGCACGTCCGCCATCAGCGCGGGATCCGGCCGGAAGGTGAGCACCCCGCGGAACCACACGGCGATGGTGGCGCGGTAGTCGTAGCCGCCGCCGAGCAGGTTCTTGCCGATGGTCGCGGACAGGCCGAGGAGGATGACCACGCCGAGCACGGCGAACAGCACCTTGTCGGCGGTCGTGGTGGTGGTCCGGACGCGGGGGCTGGTGAGGCGGCGGGCCAGCAGCAGGCCGAGCCCGGCGACGACCATCAGCCCGGCCACGGTGCCGGCGCTCACCGACACGAGATGGTAGAGGTGCTCGTCCACGCCGACCGCCGCGGTCCAGCTCTTCGGCACGAGCAGGCCGAGCACGTGCCCGGCGATGGCGGCGAACGCACCGAGGTGGAACAGCGGCGACCCGAGCCGCAGCAGCCGGCTCTCCAGCACCTGGGTGGTGCGGGTGGTCCAGCCGAACTGGTTCACGCGCCAGCGCCAGACGTGTCCCACCACGAAGATCGTCAGAGTGATGTACGGGATCACGACCCAGAGCGCGACGCTCACGGCCGTACCTCCATTTCGTCGAGCGGCGGACCGTACGGCGCCAGGCCGACCTCCTCGGCGGGCGGCCCGGCCAGGGCCAGGTCGGCGACGGCGGCGCGGTCGGCCGCGGACAGCTCGGGCAGCTCGGCGTGCAGCGCGTCGAGCACCAGCGCGTACGGCGACCCGGCGGAGCGCAGGGCGGAGCGGATGAGCTCCAGCCCCCTGCGGTGCTGGCGCAGCGGCGCCTCGCCGGTGACGGGCCCCGCCAGGGCGGCGAACTCGCAGACCACCGGCAGGAAGTCGGGCAGCTCGCCCTCGGGCGGGACGAGCCCGGCCACCCGGTAGCGCTGCTTGAGCGTGAGCAGGGCCATGCCCCGGCGGCGGGTGTCGCCGTGCAGGTAGTAGGTGAGGTAGAGGCTGGACTTGCGGCGCAGGTCGAACGTCTCGACGTAGGAGCGGGCCAGCGGCATCGGCTCGCACTCGCGGTACCAGGCGGTGAACGCGACCAGCGCGTCCCGGCCCGGCGAGGCGGGCAGCGCGTCGGCGGCGCGGCACAGCTCGTCCCGGGCGGCCAGCAGGCCGTCGTCGGGGTACTGCAGGAGCAGCGACACCAGCCGCATGAACGCCGCTCTGCCCGCGCCGCGCCCGTCCGCCCGCTCTCCCGCACGTGCGTCGGCGGCGGGTGGCCGGGCGGCCGACACGACAGCCGGACGGCGGCGATCGGCGCGCCGGAGGCGGAGCTTCACGCCGCACCTCCGTCACGACCGGCGAAGAGCCTGAGCCCGAGACGCCCGTCGGCACGCCTCCCGGTCAGCCCGACCGGCGGGAAGCCCCCCATGCCGGGCCCGCCCTCTCCGTCGAGGCTGCACCCGTCCACCTGCCCGGCCAGCGCGGCGGCGTCCTCGCGGTGGGCGGCGGGCACGACGTACCGCTCCTCGTACTTGGCGATGGCCAGCAGCCGGTACATCTCCTCCACGTCGGCCGCCGTCATCCCCACGGCCTCCAGCAGCTCGCCCGGCCGGCTGCCGTCGAGGCTCCTGGCCCGCATGTACGCGCGCATGGCCGACAGCTTCATCAGCACCCCGGCCACCACCTCGGTGTCCCCCGCCGAGAACAGGCTCGCCAGGTAGTCGAGAGGGATGCGCAGGTCGGTGATGGCGTGGAAGACGTTGTCGGGGTCGTCGGCGTCCGCGCCGACGCCGGTGACGGCGTCCAGCACGGGCGACAGCGGCGGGATGTACCAGACCATGGGCAGCGTCCGGTACTCGGGATGCAGCGGCAGCGCCACCCGGTACTTCATGGCCAGCCGGTAGACGGGCGAGCGGCGGGCGGCGGCGATCCAGTCCTCGCTGATGCCGGCGGCGCGGGCGGCGGCGATCACGGCCGGGTCGTCGGGGTCGAGGAAGACCTGGCGCTGCGCCTCCAGCAGGTCGCGCGGGTCCTCGACGCGGGCCGCGCCGAGCACGGCGTCGGCGTCGTACAGGATGAGCCCGAGGTAGCGCAGGCGGCCGACGCAGGTCTCGGCGCACACGGTCGGCTGCCCTGCCTCGATGCGCGGGAAGCAGAATGTGCACTTCTCGGCCTTGCCGGTGCGGTGGTTGACGTACACCTTCTTGTACGGGCACGACGACACGCACATGCGCCAGCCCCGGCACCGGTCCTGGTCCACCAGGACGATGCCGTCCTCCTCCCGCTTGTACATCGCCCCGGACGGGCAGGCGGCCACGCAGGCGGGGTTGAGGCAGTGCTCGCAGATGCGCGGCAGGTGGAACATGAAGGTCTTGTCGAACTCCAGCTTCACCTTCTCGGCCATCGCGGCCAGGTTCGGGTCGGCGGGGGCGTGCTCGGGGGCGCCGCCCAGGTCGTCCTCCCAGTTCGCGCCCCAGGTGATGGCCAGGTCCTCGCCGGTGATGGCCGACTTGGGGCGGATCACCGGCGTGTGCGGGCCGGCGGGGGCGTTGAGCAGGGTGTCGTAGTCGTAGGTGGCCGGCTCGTAGTAGTCGTCCAGGCCGGGCAGGTCGGGGTTGGAGAACAGGTTGACCAGCCGCTTGATCCGGCCGCCCGCGCGGAGCTTGAGCCGGCCGCGCCGGTCGAGCTGCCAGCCGCCGTGCCAGCGCTCCTGGTCCTCGTAGCGCTTGGGGTAGCCGACGCCGGGCTTGGTCTCGACGTTGTTGAACCAGACGTACTCCACGCCGTCCCGGTTGGTCCAGGTCTGCTTGCAGGTGACGGAGCAGGTGTGGCAGCCGATGCACTTGTCCAGGTTCATCACCATGGCGACCTGTGCCATGACGCGCATCAGTAAGTCACCTCCTGGCCGCGGCGGCGGATCACGGTGACCTCGTCCCGCTGGTTGCCGGTCGGCCCGTAGTAGTTGAAGGCGTAGGTGAGCTGCGCGTACCCGCCGATGAGGTGGCTGGGTTTGAGCAGCAGGCGGGTCAGGGAGTTGTGCACGCCGCCGCGCCGGCCCGACCGCTCGGTGAGCGGGACGTTCACGTTGCGGTCCTTGGCGTGGTACATGAACACGGTCCCGGCCGGCATGCGGTGGGAGACGACGGCCCTGGCGACGACGACGCCGTTGCGGTTGTACGCCTCGATCCAGTCGTTGTCGGCGACCCCGATGCGGGTGGCGTCCTCGACGCTCATCCAGATCGTCGGCCCGCCGCGCGACAGCGCCAGCATGTACGCGTTGTCCTGGTACTCGGAGTGGATGGACCACTTGGAGTGCGGGGTCAGGTAGCGGACCGTCACCTCGGCGGCGCCCCCCTCGCCCTGCTCGCCGTAGTGGCGCGGCAGGTTGAGTGGCGGCCGGTAGGCGGGCAGCTGCTCCCCCAGCTCGATGATCCAGTCGTGGTCGAGGAAGAAGTGCTGGCGTCCGGTCAGCGTGTGCCACGGCTTGTCGCGCTCGACGTTGATCACGAACGCGGAGTAGCGGCGCCCGCCGGTCTCGGAGCCCGACCACTCGGGCGAGGTGATCACCGGCTGCGGCCTGGACTGCGTGTCGGCGAACGTGATGCGCTTGCCCTCGTGCTCGGCGGCCAGATCCGCCAGCCGGGTCCCGGTGCGCCGTTCCAGCGTCTCGAAGCCCTGCGTGGACAGCCGGCCGTTGGTCGTGCCGGACAGCGCGAGGATGGCCTCGCACATGCGGTCGGCCGTCTCCAGCGAGATCCGGCCCTCGGGGGTGGCGCCGTTCTTGTCGCGCAGGTGCACCAGCTCGGGCCCGACCTGGTAGGTGATGCCCTTGGTGGTCAGCCCGAGCTTGCCGAACAGCGGCCCGATGCCGCGCATGCGCTCGGCGACCGCCGGGTAGTCGCGCTCGACCGTGACGAGCTTCGGCATCGTCCTGCCGGGGATCGGCTCGCACTCGCCGTGCTTCCAGTCGAGCACCCGCCCGCCGGGCTGGGCCAGCTCGTCGGGCGTGTCGTGGGTGAGCGGCACCGCCAGCACGTCCGTACGCCTGCCGAGGTGGGTGGCGGCCAGCTTCGAGAAGGCGTCGGCGAGGCCGAGGAAGACGTCGTAGTCGGCGCGGGTCTGCCAGGGTGGCGCGATGGCCGGGTTGAAGGCGTGCACGAACGGGTGCATGTCGGTGCTGGACAGGTCGTGCTTCTCGTACCAGGTGGCGGCGGGCAGCACGACGTCGGCGAACAGCGCCGTGGACGTCATCCGGAAGTCGATCGTGGTCAGCAGGTCGAGCTTGCCCTCGGCGGCCTGGTCGCGCCAGGTCACCTCGACCGGGTGGGTGCCCTCCTCGTTGCGGGTCTCGGCGTCGGCGCCGAGCAGGTGGCGCAGGAAGTACTCGTTGCCCTTGCCGGAGGAGCCGAGCAGGTTGGCCCGCCAGACGGTGAGCACGCGCGGGAAGTTGGCCGGGTCGCCGGGGTCCTCGGCGGCGAAGCGCAGGCGGCCCGAGGTCAGCTCGTTCACCACGTGCTCGGCGACGGGGACGCCCTTCGCCCGGGCCTCCTCGGCGAGGTCGAGCGGGTTGCGGTCGAACGTCGGGTGCGACGGCAGCCAGCCCAGCCGGGCGGCCTGGGCGTTGCAGTCGGCGAACGACCGGCCCTCGAACAGGCCCTCGCCCAGCGGGCTGGCCAGCTCGTCCGCGCCGATCCGCTCGTAGCGCCACTGGTCGGTGGCCAGGTACCAGAACGCGGTGCCGGCCATGTGCCGGGTCGGCCGCTGCCAGTCGAAGGCGAAGGCCAGGTGCTGGAAGCCGGTGATCGGCCGGACCTTCTCCTGGCCGACGTAGTGCCCCCAGCCGCCGCCGTTGACGCCCTGGCAGCCGGTCAGCGTGGTCAGCGCCAGGAACGCGCGGTAGATCTGGTCGGAGTGGAACCAGTGGTTGGTGCCGGCGCCCATCGCGATCATCGAGCGGCCCTCGGTGACCTCGGCGTTGCGGGCGAACTCGCGGCCGATCCTGGCGATCGTGGCGACCGGCACCGAGGTGATCTCCTCGGCCCAGGCCGGCGTGTACGGCTGCGCGGCGTCGTCGTAGCCGGTGGGCCACTGCCCGGGCAGCCCGTCGCGCGCCACCCCGTACTGGGCCAGGAGCAGGTCGAACACGGTCGTGACGAGCTTGCCGGCCACCTCGGTGACGGGCACGCCGCGCCGCATGACGGAGCCGCCCTCGCTCTGGCCCTCGTCGAACCGCGGCAGGTCCACCTCGACCGCGCGCCCGCCGAGCGGCGAGTGAGCGGACGCCACGCCGTCCAGGCCGAGTGGCGAGTGAGCGGGCGCCACGCCGTCCAGACCGAGCGGCGAGTGAGCGGACGCCGCCCCGTCCAGGCCGAGCAGCGTCAGCGCGGGCTCGGCGCCGTCCAGGTCGAGGTTCCAGCGGCCCTCGCCCTCCTGGCCCCAGCGGAAGCCCAGCGAGCCGTTCGGCACCACGGGCGCGCCACTGGCCGCGTCCAGGAAGACGGTCTTGAACTGCGCGTTCTCGCTCTCCTCGCCGAGGTCGGCGGCGGTCACGAAGCGGCGCGGGACGTAGGCGTCGCCGCGCGGCTCCAGCGTGACCAGGAACGGCAGGTCCGTATATTTCCGTACGTAGTCGGTGAAGTAGGGGACCTGGCGGTCGCGGAAGAACTCCGACAGCACCACGTGCCCCATCGCCATGGCCAGCGCGCCGTCGGTGCCCGGATGCGGGGACAGCCAGTCGTCGGCGAACTTGACGTTGTCGGCGTAGTCGGGGCTGACCGCGACGACCTTGGTGCCCTGGTAGCGGGCCTCGGTCATGAAGTGGGCGTCCGGCGTCCTGGTGACCGGGATGTTGGAGCCCCACATGATCAGGTAGCGGGAGTTCCACCAGTCGGCGGCCTCGGGCACGTCCGTCTGGTCGCCCCAGACCTGCGGCGAGGCGATCGGCAGGTCGGCGTACCAGTCGTAGAAGGACAGCAGCGTGCCGCCGATCATCGACAGGAAGCGGGTGCCGGCCGCGAACGAGGCCATCGACATGGCCGGGATGGGGGAGAAGCCGACGACCCGGTCGGGCCCGTACCGCTTGATGGTGTGCACGTGGGCGGCGGCCATCAGCTCCAGGACCTCCTCCCAGCTCGACCGCACGAACCCGCCCTTGCCGCGCGCCCGCTTGTAGGCCCGCGCACGCTCCGGGTCGCCGGTCAGCTCCGCCCAGGCCAGCACGGGGTCGCCCAGCCGGTCGCGCGCCTCCCGCCACATCTCCAGCAGCACCCCGCGCACGTACGGGTAACGCACGCGCGACGGCGAGTAGGTGTACCAGGAGAACGAGGCGCCACGGGGGCAGCCGCGCGGCTCGTACTCGGGCGATCCCGGCCCCACCGACGGGTAGTCGGTGGCCTGGTGCTCCCAGGTGATCAGGCCGTCCTTGACGAAGACCTGCCACGAGCACGAGCCCGTGCAGTTCACCCCGTGGGTCGAGCGCACGACCTTGTCGTGCGCCCACCGGTCCCGGTAGAAGCGGTCCCACGCTCCCGGGTCGATCTGGTGCAGGGTACGGCCGTCGGCGGACACCTCCGCCCTGGTGAAGAACTTCCTGGCGGCAAGCAACGGCCCCATCCCGGGCACCGCGTCGATATCACTCACGTGCTCAGCCTCGTGGCTGCCGTCCGGCCCGAGGCAGGGACCAAAGTCCCCAGTGAGGGGTCCGATGGACCCCTCAGGGAGGGCTTACCAGGTGACCCAGAGGTCCTGCAGGCCGCCTGACATCATGCCGGTGCGCAGGCGCAGGTCTCCGGGGTGGTCGCGGAGCCGCAGGCCGGGCAGGCGGCTGGTCAGCGTGCCGAGCACCACCTGAAGCTCCAGCCGGGCCAGCGGCTGCCCGAGGCAGTAGTGCGGGCCGGCGCCGAACGTCAGGTGCTGGGCGCCGTTCTCGCGGCGCGGGTCGAACCGGTCGGGGTCGGCGAACTTGGCCCGGTCGCGGTTGGCGGCCGCGAGGTGCGGGATCACCGTGCTGCCCGCGGGCACCGTGGCGGTGCTCAGCTCGACGTCCTCGGTGCTGAACCTGGGCAACCCGCCGAGCACCGACAGCGTGCTGTCCAGGCGCAGCACCTCCTCGACGGTGCCGGGGATCAGCTCGGGGTCGTCCACGACGTCCTCGTAGCGGCTCCTGTCGGCCAGCAGCATGGCCGTCATGATGGCGATCATGTTCGAGGTCGTCTCGTGGCCCGCCAGCAGCAGCGCGCGCACGGTGGCGACGAGCTCCTGCGCGCTGAGGCGGTCGTCCTCGGTGTCGGTGATCCGGGTCAGCTCGCTGAGCAGGTCGTCGCCGGGGTGGGCGCGGTTGCGCTCGATCAGGTCGGAGACGTAGCCGTTGAACTCGCGATAGGCCTGGTCGACCTCGTCCTGGGTGTAGCGGGTCAGCGTCAGCATGACGCGCGACCAGTGCGCGAACCTGTCCTGATCCTCGACCGGCGCGCCGACCAGCGCGCAGATGACGCGTACGGGCAGCTGCATGGCCAGCCCGGCCGACAGGTCGCCCGGGGAGCCCTTGGCGAGCATGGCGTCGAGCAGGTCGTCGGTCATCGCCTGGATCCGGGGCCGCCACAGCTCCATCCTGCGCAGCGTGAACCAGCCGCTGAGCAGCCGCCGCCAGCGCAGGTGCCCCTGGCCGTCGCGGATGCGGGCGACGCCGGCCCGGCGGCGGTTGAAGAGCCCGCCGTCCTCGGTGGTGGCCAGCCTGGCGGCGCCGTCCCTGGCGAGGTCGCGGCTGAAGCGCGGATCGGCCATCACCATTCGGGCGTCGTCGTACCTCGTGACCACGGTGGCCACGTCGCCGCTCGGCAATCGTACGGAGGCCACCGGGCAGCTCTCGCGCAGCTGCGCGAGCTGGGGCGGCGGTTCCAGAGCGGTGGGGCGGTCGAACGGGAAATCAGGGATCGCGTCAGCCATCGCCTTTGTCCTCCGACTGGGGAGTCCGACCCCTACGAATATAAGAAGATCATCAATTGCTGACAATCGCCTTCATTCGACGGGGACGGATTCGGCGCCGCCACCACTCGGAACCTCTAGTGAGCGGCTTCGTACTGCTCCACGACGGTGGAGGCGATACGGCCCCGCTCGCTCACCGGCAACCCCTGGGCCTTGGCCCAGCGCCGGATCTCCGTGGCCTTCTCACGGCTCACGGCACGCGAGGACAGCGCGCCGGGGCGGCGGCCGCGCAGCACGCGGTCGGCGCGGACCGCACGGGCCTTGGTGATATAGGGGGCCAGAGCCTTCTCCAGCTTCTCCCTGTTCGAGCCCGACAGATCGATCTCGTAGTTCACTCCGTCGAGCGCGAACCGTGTCGTGCCCTCGGCCTCACTGCCGTCGATGTCATCGATAAAGGACTCAACAATACGCTTCGCCATAAGGGTGCTCCAATTAACGTCACGGGCTGCAGGTACTGTAGCCCGCTTCAGCACATCGTGCATCACCGA
The nucleotide sequence above comes from Nonomuraea gerenzanensis. Encoded proteins:
- a CDS encoding Acg family FMN-binding oxidoreductase → MSADVPVTELGAPPFATRAGVRRAVGAAVAAPSVHNTQPWRFRRVDDATMELYADLDRLLIVTDPMGRGLGISCGAALFNLRLALRMTGHDARVTPLPDPAERPDLLATVRAVPGEPPRADERLLYEMIPHRRTNRFPFDGQPPPREVFVELVHAAHTEHATLVPVTGRAARRVLDLVGAAENTLAADESYQAELASWTGTGACSDGVPEHAFGPRPARGELPMRDFAPGAARPGAAFEPRPRLAALFTRQDGPRDWLRAGQALQRVLLTATAHGVAASLFSQPLDLRAPQHRGDRVGPFGHVQMLARFGYGPPVGQVPRRPVSEVVELREGRRG
- a CDS encoding nitronate monooxygenase — encoded protein: MAESADARPVLIQGGMGVGVSGWRLARAVAVTGQLGVVSGTALDVTLARRLQLGDPGGHLRRALASFPVPEVAERVLARYFVPGGTAEGVPYRPVPRLGLRGSRAGDELTVVANFAEVFLAKEGHRGLVGVNYLEKIQLATPAAVYGAVLAGVDYVLMGAGIPVEIPRLLDDLAEHRHGRISAAVADGGTGEHAEHTVGIDPVALFGRRLPPLPRPRFLAIVSSHVLAAYLARAPRTRPDGFVIETPVAGGHSAPPRGRVVLDEAGEPVYGPRDDADLAKVAATGLPFWLAGGYGTPGGLERALAAGAEGIQVGSAFALCRESGLDSVLRRRLRRRAGLVRNDPLASPTGFPFKVAAVPGTLSEQDVYEARPRLCDLGYLRTPYEKADGSIGYRCAAEPVDVYVRKGRPAEETAGRRCLCNGLLAAIGLGQHRPGGYAEPPLLTLGQDTGFLDGLPDDHSAADVVAHILLGAHL
- the narI gene encoding respiratory nitrate reductase subunit gamma, with the protein product MSVALWVVIPYITLTIFVVGHVWRWRVNQFGWTTRTTQVLESRLLRLGSPLFHLGAFAAIAGHVLGLLVPKSWTAAVGVDEHLYHLVSVSAGTVAGLMVVAGLGLLLARRLTSPRVRTTTTTADKVLFAVLGVVILLGLSATIGKNLLGGGYDYRATIAVWFRGVLTFRPDPALMADVPLIFQLHALSAWLLAAIWPFTRLVHVWSAPVAYLWRPYVVYRRRAVPAGAGRPGAGASRLGRPGAGASRLGRPGAGASRAGRSGAGR
- the narJ gene encoding nitrate reductase molybdenum cofactor assembly chaperone encodes the protein MKLRLRRADRRRPAVVSAARPPAADARAGERADGRGAGRAAFMRLVSLLLQYPDDGLLAARDELCRAADALPASPGRDALVAFTAWYRECEPMPLARSYVETFDLRRKSSLYLTYYLHGDTRRRGMALLTLKQRYRVAGLVPPEGELPDFLPVVCEFAALAGPVTGEAPLRQHRRGLELIRSALRSAGSPYALVLDALHAELPELSAADRAAVADLALAGPPAEEVGLAPYGPPLDEMEVRP
- the narH gene encoding nitrate reductase subunit beta encodes the protein MRVMAQVAMVMNLDKCIGCHTCSVTCKQTWTNRDGVEYVWFNNVETKPGVGYPKRYEDQERWHGGWQLDRRGRLKLRAGGRIKRLVNLFSNPDLPGLDDYYEPATYDYDTLLNAPAGPHTPVIRPKSAITGEDLAITWGANWEDDLGGAPEHAPADPNLAAMAEKVKLEFDKTFMFHLPRICEHCLNPACVAACPSGAMYKREEDGIVLVDQDRCRGWRMCVSSCPYKKVYVNHRTGKAEKCTFCFPRIEAGQPTVCAETCVGRLRYLGLILYDADAVLGAARVEDPRDLLEAQRQVFLDPDDPAVIAAARAAGISEDWIAAARRSPVYRLAMKYRVALPLHPEYRTLPMVWYIPPLSPVLDAVTGVGADADDPDNVFHAITDLRIPLDYLASLFSAGDTEVVAGVLMKLSAMRAYMRARSLDGSRPGELLEAVGMTAADVEEMYRLLAIAKYEERYVVPAAHREDAAALAGQVDGCSLDGEGGPGMGGFPPVGLTGRRADGRLGLRLFAGRDGGAA